The Prosthecobacter vanneervenii region GCGAATTCCAAAGAGCAAGCTGCACCGTCTGCCGCCAGCCTACTCCTTCCAGCTCATCAGCACCAGCGTCAGCACCGCCCCGCTCGTCCACAGCAGCCAGCTTTCGGTGATGAGGTACGAGCAGGCGAGCATGCCAGCTCCCAGAACCATTTTGACCACGGAGCCCACCGATTTGCCGTAGAGCAGAGCCGCAAGGCCGATGGCTCCGACGATAAGGGAGCCGAAGAACACAGAGGCAGTGGGCATTTGAATCGAACGCAGTTTCACTCATCAGCCTTGCCGCTCTTTCTACTTCCCGCCCGGCCCTTAGCAGGACTTGGCGTGGAAGGAGAACACATGCAGGAAGGTGCGCGCGATGATGGCCAGATCCAGATAGAAGGACCAGTTCTGGCAGTATTCGATGTCGGAGGTGACGCGGTGCTTGATCTCGCTGGCATCATCCACCGGGCCGCGATGACCACGCACCTGGGCCAGGCCCGTCACTCCGGGTTTCACCGTATGGCGCAGGGCATACTGGCTGCACTCCATGGCAAAGAGCACGTCATGCTCCGCCATGTGCGGGCGTGGCCCTACGACAGACATGTCTCCCAGCAGAACGTTAAGAAACTGCGGCATTTCGTCGATGCTCAGCTTCCGCATCAGCCCGCCGCCGGTAAAGATGCGCGAGTCGTTCGCACGTGCCTGCACGCTTTCGCGGCCATGGTTCACTGTCATCGTGCGGAACTTGAAGATCTTGAACATCTGGCCGTCCGCACCTGAGCGGGACTGCTTGAAGAAGAGCGGGCCGGGGGAATAGATGCGGTGGAGAATCCAGACGCCCACGCAAAGGAAGGGCAGCACCAAAACCACCACCGGCAGGCTGATGGAGATGTCCAGCACACGCTTGAGGAAACGGTGTGCGGGGCTTACCAGCGGGTGCTTGTGCAGGCTGACCAGCTTCATCGGCAGATATTCCGTGAGCTGCACCGTCCCCATTTCTCCCACAATAGGCTCCAGATCCACGGCCAGATGCGTGCCATGGGATTCCGCGATGAGGCGGATCTTTTCCGTGCGTGCGGCATCGGTGGGCAGCCGCCAGATCAAAAGGTTGGGCCTCCCTTGGTTGAGCGCCTGCTCAAGCTGGTGCTCCAGGAAAGATTCATGGCGGGCATCATTTTCCACCGCCAGCACGTCGCAGAGGTGGATGCCGAGCATCGCCTTGTTGGCAAACCACTGGCGCGTGGCTGTTTCACTGGCTTCGTCACATACAGCCAGAATGCGCAGGCGTGGCTGCAGCCGGGCTCCCAAAGCGCGCAGAAACTTCATGAAAAGGAGTTTCCCAAGCCAGAGAGCAGGCCCCATCATGGTGATGAAGAGCAGCAGCATTTTGCGGGAGACATCGTAGTTCCGCCACAGGCCAAGATAGACGAAAAGCGTCAGCACCATGAAAAGCACCTGACCGGCGCACACCCTGAGCTTATGACCGCTGATGATCTGGAACATGTACTGACCATCACGCTCACGGAGCAACATGTGGAAGAGCAAACCGATGATTCCCAGCGCCAGAAGCACCCCATCTTTGGAAGGCGGCGCAAAAGCCATGATGGACATGTCCGGTTTCAGCAACTGGGAACAGACGAACGCTACAAAGTAGGCACCGGCAACGGCGATTGCGTCCACCAGCACAAAAAATGGGGTCCATCCGCGAACTCTGAGGCTAAGGGCGTCTTGCATATGGGAAAAATCCGCCCTACCAGCCATAAATTCCAGAATGGCTGGCCTTACATTCCAATCAGGATTGCTTTAGCCACCCCTCAGACAAACGGAAGACCGGCCCATCTTTTCCCCTAGCGCCAAGGGACCAACTCCGGATGAAGCGGCCTGGACCCGCTGCCTGATGATGCAGAGCGGGAAGCCGATGAACTCGTTAGCGCCAGGACTAATCCCATCACAACGGCAAACAGGTGCCTGATGGCATCAATCTGCAGTGGAAAGTCCACCAAGGAATGGACTAAGATGGAAATCACCCCCGCAGAGAGGCATATCAGCCCTGTCCGGCGATGGAAAGACATTTCACTTTTTCTGGGCGTTGGAGCAAAAACCTGCCGCAACGCTCTGATCCAGCGTCTGAAGGGAAACAAAAGCAGCAAGATGAAGAAGGCAGCGCCAGGCCAGCCCCATTCAGCAAAAAACTCCGCATAGTCGTTGTGCGCGTGCCGCCAGTGCCCGCCTTTCAGCACGGGATCCAGCGCCGTGTAGTGTTTCGACACCCATTCAAAAGTACCCGGCCCGGTGCCTGTAGCTCCGTAGTCCAGCCCTATTTTCAATGCCATCAGAGTCGAGTGCCTGCGCGCGGGGTCATCAAAGCGGCGCTGGGCAAACACATTCCACCGCTCCAAGCCCTCAGCTGCACCACTAAGCCATGCTCCGGCCACCAGCAGCCCGGCACCAATCCCGATGAGAGTTGCGAAACGCCAGCGTCCAAAAGGCAGCATGCTCATGTCGGGCTTCCACGCAAAAAGACCTCCGCCAACAAGCAGCAAAAGCTCAAGCACCAGCAGCAGATGCCCCATTTTGGAAACATTCACACATACCCCGATGATCTGCACCATGACGGCCACCAACAGCAGAGAGAGCATAATTTGCTGCTTGAAGCTACGCAGCCCATTGCGCAGGAGTTTCAGGCACAGCCACACACCCACCGGCCAGCTCAGATTGAGAAAAGACGCCGTGTTACCGTGATACCAGAAGAGGCCAAAAACAGAACTCGGCACATGCGGTACCTTCCACAGCGCCACCAGATCAGCGGAAGAATGAATGCACAACCCGGCAGCTGCTGTGATGAAGCCCGCCGTAGACACCGCCAGAGCTATGGCCACCCGGCACGAACGCTCCAATCCGAAATCCAGCGCCATGAGCAGCAGCATCAACGCATTAGTAACAGAGATCATTCCCTGCACCGAGGCGGCTTGATCCACAGTGCCAAAAGCAAGCCATGGGCTGCGGTCCAGCCCTAAAACCGCCCCTGTCATACGCTCCACCATCGCACTTGGAAAAGCCGTGACCAGCCACCCGAAGACACTTATCAACACCGCGAGCGCCCAGACAGCCTTTTCATGCGTCCTAGGCCCTCTCCATTCAGACAGGCGACCCACAACCCAGCAACAAAAAGCAGAGCAGGTCAGCCAGATAATCAGCATCTGTGTGGAACCAGGCAGTTTGGGGTTGGAGCCGGGCAGCAAACAAATACAGATCACCAGCAAGGTGAGTGAAATGTAACGAAAAATATGAGTCAGGTTGGTTATACCGCATCCTGCTACCACAGACACCCCTTGGTCAACCTTAGGGATTCGTAAGGAAACTAAGACAAGCCTTAGCGACATCTGAACCCACAGCAAGTGGAGTTCTTCTAACAGAAGCGGATTCTTATGGAAGTTCAAGTCAGGCTGAGGGGGAGCAAAGACTCAACCAATGGCGGCAGCTTGGAAAAATTTACTCAGAGTTCATTACAACCTAACCTTTCTGATTATGAAGGTGTGTTTTGACTCTGGAATCTCTAAGCGCCAATGTATTTCGTTGCTTTTTCCGGCAGACTCGCAGCCCAGATTCGCCTAAATCACCCCTAAAAAACTAAATCCTCGTACTAATCCATGAAAAAACGTATCCTCATTACAGGCGGAGCCGGCTTCCTCGGATCCCACCTCTGCGAACGTCTGCTGGCAGAAGAAAACGAAGTCATCTGCGCGGACAACCTCTTCACGGGCCGCAAGCAGAACATCGCCCACCTGATGAGCAATCCCAATTTCGAGTTCATCCGTCACGATATCACCGACCCCATCCATGTGGAAGTCGATCAGATTTACAACCTCGCCTGCCCAGCCTCGCCTCCGCATTATCAGCACAACGCCATCAAGACCATCAAGACCTCGGTCATGGGGGCCATCAATGTGCTGGGTCTGGCCCGCCGCCTGCAGGCCCGCGTCTTCCAGGCATCCACCTCTGAGATCTATGGTGACCCTGAAGTGCATCCGCAACCCGAGACCTACTGGGGTCACGTGAACACCATCGGCCCACGCTCCTGCTATGACGAGGGCAAGCGCGTGGCTGAGACACTCTTTTTTGATTACCACCGCCAAAACGGCGTGGACATCCGCGTGGTGCGCATCTTCAACACCTACGGTCCACGCATGCTGCCGGACGACGGCCGCGTCGTCTCCAATTTCATCGTCCAAGCTCTGAAAGGCAACGACATCACCATTTACGGGGACGGCACTCAGACACGCAGCTTTTGCTTCGTTGATGATCTGATCAGCGGCTTCATCAAGCTCATGGAGACAGACAATTTCACCGGCCCGGTCAACATCGGCAACCCCGGCGAATTCACCATTCTGGAACTCGCCGAACTGGTGCTCGCCAAGGTCGGCGGCAAATCGAAAATCGTCTTCCGCCCTCTGCCTGCAGATGACCCCAAGCAGCGCCAGCCAGACATCACCCTGGCCAAGACACGCCTCGGCTGGGAGCCAAAAATTCCGTTGTCTGAAGGTCTGGACCGCACCATCGCTTACTTTGCCCAGCTACTCGCCGGACCCGAGGCCAAACAGCCCCGCCCGATGAAAGCTCCGCTCAAGAAAGTGACCTTTAACTAATTTACCCCTCCTAAATCCCCTATGAGAATTTGCTGCATTGGCGCCGGCTACGTCGGCGGACCCACCATGGCCATGATCGCCGCGAAGTGCCCGCACATCCGCGTGGATGTCGTGGACCTGAACGCCACCCGTATCGCTGCCTGGAACTCTGACGAACTGCCCGTCTATGAACCTGGTCTGGACGACCTCGTAAGGTCTGCACGCGGCAGGAACCTCTTCTTTTCCACTGAGGTGAAGGAGAGCATCAAAGCCGCTGAGATCATCTTCGTCAGTGTCAACACCCCCACCAAGACTTTCGGAGTCGGTGCCCACAAAGCGGCAGACCTCCGGTTTATCGAATCTGTGGCACGCAGCATCGCAGAAGCGGCGGACACGCCCAAGATCATCGTGGAAAAGAGCACCATCCCGGTGCGCACCGCCGAGGCCATCCAGACCATCCTGGCCTCCAGCGAGAAAGGACTGAACCATCAGGTGCTGTCCAATCCTGAGTTCCTTGCCGAAGGCACTGCTGTGGCAGACCTCAACATGCCTGACCGCATCCTCATTGGCGGAGAGCAGACGGAAGCCGGACTGGCCGCCGTGGAAAAACTCGTCAGCGTTTACGCCAACTGGGTTCCCCGTGAGCGCATCCTCACCACCAACCTGTGGTCCTCGGAGCTCTCCAAGCTCGTGGCCAATGCCTTCCTGGCCCAGCGCATCTCCTCCATCAACAGCATCTCCGCCCTCTGCGAAAAAACCGGCGCGGATGTGGACGAAGTGGCACGCGCCATCGGTTCGGACTCCCGCATCGGTCCCAAGTTCCTGAAGTCCTCTGTGGGCTTTGGCGGCTCCTGCTTCCAGAAAGACGTGCTCAACCTCGTCTATCTCTGCGGACATTTTGGCCTTCCTGAAGTCGCCGAATACTGGAACCAGGTGATCGCCATGAACGACTGGCAGAAGCACCGCTTCTTTGAGCGCGTCCTTCGCACCCTCTTCAACACTGTCAGCGGCAAGCGCGTCGCCATACTCGGCTTCGCCTTCAAGAAGGACACCAATGACACCCGTGAATCTGCAGCCATCTACATCTGCAAGGACCTCATGGAAGAGCGCGCCAAGATCGCCATCTACGACCCCAAGGTGGAAGCGGAGCAAATCTGCCAGGATCTGGAAATCGAAAGCAATCATCCTGGCATCGAGTACTCCGCCAGCGCAGCAGAAGCTGCCGCAGGAGCCCACGCGCTGCTCGTGCTCACTGAGTGGGATGAATTCCGCAAGCTCGACTTTGAGGCCATTTACAAGTCCATGGTGAAGCCCGCCTGGATTTTCGACGGCCGCAGCCTGCTGGACCACGCGAAGCTGCGTCAGATCGGCTTCAAGGTTTACAGCATCGGCAAGCCCCTGCCGCCAGAAAGCCTGTAGTCGGCCCCTGGTCGCACGGACCAGGAAAATTCAGATCGGATGGAAGCCACGCCCACATCCGCCCACGTGTCTGCTCAGCAGCTGCGCACGCCCTTTCGAACGGGCGTGCGCCGCGCGCTCGGTGTGGTGCTTTCCTTTGCATCACTCAACATGCTCGGCCGCCTGCTCCAGATGGCCGCCGCCTTCATCGTGGTACGCTCCATGGCCAAGACGGATTACGCTTGGTATTCGCTCGCCAACAATCTGGTTGGCGCGCTCAGCATGTTCACCATCACGGGCATCAGCACCGGCCTCATGCCCCTGGCGGGCGAGGCTGCACATGACCCCGTCAAACTCGGTGGCATTCTGGCTTCTGCCGGGCGCTTCCGTGCCGCACTGCTCTTCTTCGGCGCGATCGTAGGCCTGCCGGTCTTCGTGAATCTGCTTCTCCACAGCCAATGCTCACTGCTGCAGACTTCCCTGCTCGTGCTGGCGGCCCTCGTTTCGGTCATGGTCAACATCGCAGGCCAGATCATAGCCACACCCCTCAATCTGGCGCGCCGTTATAACATCCCCCAGTGGGAGTCCATCATGAATTCAACGCTGCGGCTGGTGCTTGTGGCGGCGTTTGTTTTCGCGGGTTTGGCAGATGCTGTCACCGTCATGATCATCACGGTGCTGTCTCCGCTGCCGACCATGTTTGGGTGGATGCTTCCAAAATCACGTGCGCATGTCGCCTATGGTCAGGAGGCTGTTCCGGCCACCACCCAGCGGCTGAGAAAACACTTCATTGTGGGGCTCCCCACCAGCCTGACCTACCTGTTCGAAGCACAGATCGCCTCCTTCATCATCGGATACATCGGCAGCCTGGATAAAGTGGCCGATCTCGGCGCCATCAGCAGGGTGGCGCTCATCCTGCAGGTGCCCATCGCCGTCGTCACCGGCGTTCTGCTGCCACGCATGTCCGCTGAGCAGGACGGGCGTCGGCTCTTCCGCATGTGGGTGCAAAGCAGCGGCCTGGCCCTCGTCTTCGGCGCGTTCATTTTGCTCTGCGGCTGGCTCAGCAAGACTTACTTGCTCATGCTCCTCGGCCCTGAGTACGCGGGGCTTGAGGGAGAACTGGTCAATTTCCTCGCCTTCCAGGTGTTCGCCTTTTTCGTCACCGTCGTTCAGACTCCGATTCAGTCCAAAGGCTGGGTGCGCCATTCATGGGTCAGGCCGGTGTTTGTGTTCGGCAGCCAGGCGCTTGCTGCCAGCTTGCTTGATCTCTCCACGGTCCATGGTGCCATCGGGCTCATGTGGGCCGGCTCCATCGGCAACATGCTGCTCAATTGTTTCCTGCTTTTCAATGGCTGGCGTGGTCGCGCCAGCCTCTAATTCAACCAACACCACACGCTCCATGAAACAAATGCTCGCCAAAATCGGCCAGATTAAAGCCAACATCGATATTTCAGGAACATCCACTGCACGCTCAGCCAGCCTGCTTTGCGAACTGCTCGAGACGCAGCTCCTGCAAAAGAGCACCTATCAGGATCCGCGTTCACTAACGCCCAGCCGCAGCAAGATATTCTCTCAGTATGGCCAGGACGGCATGATCGCAGAAATCTTCCGTCGCATCGGTGAGGGCGAGCGCCGTTTTGTCGAAATCGGCACCGCGCCTTCGGAAAATAACACCAACTTGCTTCTGCTAAAAGGCTGGAGCGGCTTGTGGGTGGATGCGGGTCTTGATCCGGACGAAAACCTCCCGGTCAGCGTCCAGTCACTGTTGAAACAAAACAGGCTGAAAGTTTGCCGGGAGTTCGTCAACCGCGACAACTGCCGCTCCCTGCTCGAAGTCCGTGGGTTCGCCGAAAAGCTGGATCTGCTCAGCATCGACATCGACTACAATACCCATCACGTCTTCAAGGCCCTGCTGCCGCTCAAGCCCCGGGTGTTCAGCGTTGAGTATAATGGCATGTTGCCGCCTGATCT contains the following coding sequences:
- a CDS encoding lipopolysaccharide biosynthesis protein, with the protein product MSAQQLRTPFRTGVRRALGVVLSFASLNMLGRLLQMAAAFIVVRSMAKTDYAWYSLANNLVGALSMFTITGISTGLMPLAGEAAHDPVKLGGILASAGRFRAALLFFGAIVGLPVFVNLLLHSQCSLLQTSLLVLAALVSVMVNIAGQIIATPLNLARRYNIPQWESIMNSTLRLVLVAAFVFAGLADAVTVMIITVLSPLPTMFGWMLPKSRAHVAYGQEAVPATTQRLRKHFIVGLPTSLTYLFEAQIASFIIGYIGSLDKVADLGAISRVALILQVPIAVVTGVLLPRMSAEQDGRRLFRMWVQSSGLALVFGAFILLCGWLSKTYLLMLLGPEYAGLEGELVNFLAFQVFAFFVTVVQTPIQSKGWVRHSWVRPVFVFGSQALAASLLDLSTVHGAIGLMWAGSIGNMLLNCFLLFNGWRGRASL
- a CDS encoding O-antigen ligase family protein, with amino-acid sequence MNFHKNPLLLEELHLLWVQMSLRLVLVSLRIPKVDQGVSVVAGCGITNLTHIFRYISLTLLVICICLLPGSNPKLPGSTQMLIIWLTCSAFCCWVVGRLSEWRGPRTHEKAVWALAVLISVFGWLVTAFPSAMVERMTGAVLGLDRSPWLAFGTVDQAASVQGMISVTNALMLLLMALDFGLERSCRVAIALAVSTAGFITAAAGLCIHSSADLVALWKVPHVPSSVFGLFWYHGNTASFLNLSWPVGVWLCLKLLRNGLRSFKQQIMLSLLLVAVMVQIIGVCVNVSKMGHLLLVLELLLLVGGGLFAWKPDMSMLPFGRWRFATLIGIGAGLLVAGAWLSGAAEGLERWNVFAQRRFDDPARRHSTLMALKIGLDYGATGTGPGTFEWVSKHYTALDPVLKGGHWRHAHNDYAEFFAEWGWPGAAFFILLLLFPFRRWIRALRQVFAPTPRKSEMSFHRRTGLICLSAGVISILVHSLVDFPLQIDAIRHLFAVVMGLVLALTSSSASRSASSGSGSRPLHPELVPWR
- a CDS encoding exopolysaccharide biosynthesis polyprenyl glycosylphosphotransferase; amino-acid sequence: MAGRADFSHMQDALSLRVRGWTPFFVLVDAIAVAGAYFVAFVCSQLLKPDMSIMAFAPPSKDGVLLALGIIGLLFHMLLRERDGQYMFQIISGHKLRVCAGQVLFMVLTLFVYLGLWRNYDVSRKMLLLFITMMGPALWLGKLLFMKFLRALGARLQPRLRILAVCDEASETATRQWFANKAMLGIHLCDVLAVENDARHESFLEHQLEQALNQGRPNLLIWRLPTDAARTEKIRLIAESHGTHLAVDLEPIVGEMGTVQLTEYLPMKLVSLHKHPLVSPAHRFLKRVLDISISLPVVVLVLPFLCVGVWILHRIYSPGPLFFKQSRSGADGQMFKIFKFRTMTVNHGRESVQARANDSRIFTGGGLMRKLSIDEMPQFLNVLLGDMSVVGPRPHMAEHDVLFAMECSQYALRHTVKPGVTGLAQVRGHRGPVDDASEIKHRVTSDIEYCQNWSFYLDLAIIARTFLHVFSFHAKSC
- a CDS encoding UDP-glucose 6-dehydrogenase; protein product: MRICCIGAGYVGGPTMAMIAAKCPHIRVDVVDLNATRIAAWNSDELPVYEPGLDDLVRSARGRNLFFSTEVKESIKAAEIIFVSVNTPTKTFGVGAHKAADLRFIESVARSIAEAADTPKIIVEKSTIPVRTAEAIQTILASSEKGLNHQVLSNPEFLAEGTAVADLNMPDRILIGGEQTEAGLAAVEKLVSVYANWVPRERILTTNLWSSELSKLVANAFLAQRISSINSISALCEKTGADVDEVARAIGSDSRIGPKFLKSSVGFGGSCFQKDVLNLVYLCGHFGLPEVAEYWNQVIAMNDWQKHRFFERVLRTLFNTVSGKRVAILGFAFKKDTNDTRESAAIYICKDLMEERAKIAIYDPKVEAEQICQDLEIESNHPGIEYSASAAEAAAGAHALLVLTEWDEFRKLDFEAIYKSMVKPAWIFDGRSLLDHAKLRQIGFKVYSIGKPLPPESL
- a CDS encoding UDP-glucuronic acid decarboxylase family protein, whose product is MKKRILITGGAGFLGSHLCERLLAEENEVICADNLFTGRKQNIAHLMSNPNFEFIRHDITDPIHVEVDQIYNLACPASPPHYQHNAIKTIKTSVMGAINVLGLARRLQARVFQASTSEIYGDPEVHPQPETYWGHVNTIGPRSCYDEGKRVAETLFFDYHRQNGVDIRVVRIFNTYGPRMLPDDGRVVSNFIVQALKGNDITIYGDGTQTRSFCFVDDLISGFIKLMETDNFTGPVNIGNPGEFTILELAELVLAKVGGKSKIVFRPLPADDPKQRQPDITLAKTRLGWEPKIPLSEGLDRTIAYFAQLLAGPEAKQPRPMKAPLKKVTFN